From Salinirubellus salinus, the proteins below share one genomic window:
- a CDS encoding putative quinol monooxygenase: MTIVQYAIIPIDPDERDAAMEALTELGEASREEDGVVDYRVTTDVDDEHTVRIFEEYEDEDAVNAHMTSEHFEAFQGKVGGFAGGPVELYKYDVAEKSQLM; this comes from the coding sequence ATGACGATAGTCCAGTACGCCATCATCCCGATCGACCCGGACGAACGCGACGCGGCGATGGAGGCGCTCACCGAACTCGGCGAGGCCTCCCGCGAGGAGGACGGCGTCGTCGACTACCGCGTGACGACGGACGTGGACGACGAGCACACCGTCCGCATCTTCGAGGAGTACGAGGACGAGGACGCCGTGAACGCCCACATGACGAGCGAGCACTTCGAGGCGTTCCAGGGGAAGGTCGGAGGCTTCGCGGGCGGGCCGGTCGAACTCTACAAGTACGACGTGGCGGAGAAGTCGCAGTTGATGTAG
- a CDS encoding GNAT family N-acetyltransferase, whose protein sequence is MYGGHYPPLAFDARARPPPLRFEDRTGRTIDIREYGDGPVDDEYGALVGCYLTFAPRHRSFGLPPTDEDRIRAWQDTILRGHCVVAWHGDRAVGQAVLVPDGEGDHEFAIFVHQDYHAAGIGTQLTHAVLALGRDRGVDRVWLLVEGSNRDAVQLYREVGFTLRDRQGPELEMWLDIVAAA, encoded by the coding sequence ATGTACGGGGGGCACTACCCGCCGCTGGCGTTCGACGCGCGGGCCCGACCGCCGCCGCTCCGCTTCGAGGACCGGACCGGGCGCACCATCGACATCCGCGAGTACGGCGACGGCCCCGTCGACGACGAGTACGGCGCGCTGGTCGGGTGTTACCTGACGTTCGCCCCCCGCCACCGCTCGTTCGGCCTGCCTCCCACCGACGAGGACCGCATCCGCGCGTGGCAGGACACCATCCTCCGGGGCCACTGCGTCGTCGCGTGGCACGGCGACCGGGCGGTGGGTCAGGCCGTCCTCGTCCCCGACGGCGAGGGGGACCACGAGTTCGCCATCTTCGTCCACCAGGACTACCACGCGGCCGGTATAGGGACCCAGCTCACCCACGCCGTCCTCGCGCTGGGTCGCGACCGGGGCGTCGACCGGGTCTGGCTGCTCGTCGAGGGGTCGAACCGCGACGCCGTGCAACTCTACCGCGAGGTGGGGTTCACCCTCCGCGACCGACAGGGGCCGGAACTCGAGATGTGGCTGGACATCGTCGCGGCCGCCTGA
- a CDS encoding carboxymuconolactone decarboxylase family protein, giving the protein MARVPYLESEDLPDEYASLLEDNSLGPLHIFRAFANDPPVLQSYMRWGSTLWREAGLDRRAVELVVLTVASELDAVYEWHQHVPLGLEFGLTETEILTVRAGEFDAFDADDEALACYARAVVTGEVDDATYAAFAEREWVDDRTVVGVTLLAGQYLMTARALEALAVEPEGEFVGWDLEGL; this is encoded by the coding sequence ATGGCCCGCGTCCCGTACCTCGAGTCCGAGGACCTGCCAGACGAGTACGCCTCGCTGCTGGAGGACAACAGCCTCGGCCCGCTGCACATCTTCCGCGCGTTCGCGAACGACCCACCAGTCCTCCAGTCGTACATGCGCTGGGGGTCGACGCTGTGGCGCGAGGCCGGCCTCGACCGCCGCGCGGTCGAACTCGTCGTCCTCACCGTCGCGAGCGAACTCGACGCCGTCTACGAGTGGCACCAGCACGTCCCGCTCGGCCTCGAGTTCGGGCTGACCGAGACGGAGATACTGACGGTACGCGCGGGCGAGTTCGACGCGTTCGACGCTGACGACGAGGCGCTGGCGTGCTACGCCCGGGCCGTCGTGACCGGCGAGGTCGACGACGCGACGTACGCGGCGTTCGCCGAGCGCGAGTGGGTCGACGACCGGACGGTCGTCGGCGTGACGCTGCTGGCCGGCCAGTACCTCATGACCGCGCGGGCGCTGGAGGCGCTGGCGGTCGAACCGGAGGGCGAGTTCGTCGGCTGGGACCTCGAGGGACTGTAG
- a CDS encoding NUDIX domain-containing protein, protein MPRTFVVTQKALLFDGPELLLVHDSKAERWEFPGGKVDAGERAVEALSREIREETGLSPTVEAPVFTAAKRRSKKRGKFFVYYRGRVEARGVELSDEHDDHAWVTPEGARKRLERRRQRRALRRAVDDPAP, encoded by the coding sequence ATGCCCCGAACGTTCGTCGTCACGCAGAAGGCGCTGCTCTTCGACGGCCCGGAATTGCTCCTCGTCCACGACTCGAAGGCAGAGCGGTGGGAGTTCCCCGGCGGGAAGGTAGACGCCGGTGAGCGTGCCGTCGAGGCGCTGAGCCGCGAGATCCGCGAGGAGACCGGCCTCTCACCGACCGTCGAGGCACCCGTGTTCACCGCGGCCAAGCGCCGCTCGAAGAAGCGCGGGAAGTTCTTCGTCTACTACCGGGGGCGCGTGGAGGCCCGTGGCGTCGAGTTGAGCGACGAGCACGACGACCACGCGTGGGTCACGCCCGAGGGAGCACGGAAGCGACTGGAGCGGCGGCGCCAGCGCCGCGCCCTCCGTCGGGCGGTAGACGACCCGGCACCCTGA
- a CDS encoding TRAM domain-containing protein, with amino-acid sequence MLELYLAAGAGVLAVAGGAVALRRRTSDASESQRAHEAAREREPPVELGETYEFGVTEFTDHHSGARVAVGKVEGFVLFAEDVPDGVEVGDVIRAKVLSFNRGRTSADATTVGRA; translated from the coding sequence ATGCTGGAACTCTACCTCGCCGCCGGCGCGGGCGTGCTCGCCGTGGCGGGTGGCGCCGTGGCGCTGCGGCGCCGGACGAGCGACGCGAGCGAGTCGCAGCGCGCACACGAGGCCGCACGGGAACGCGAGCCGCCGGTCGAACTCGGCGAGACGTACGAGTTCGGCGTCACGGAGTTCACCGACCACCACTCCGGAGCGCGCGTCGCCGTCGGGAAGGTGGAGGGGTTCGTCCTGTTCGCCGAGGACGTCCCGGACGGCGTCGAGGTGGGAGACGTGATACGGGCGAAGGTGCTCTCGTTCAACCGCGGACGTACCTCCGCCGACGCTACGACGGTCGGGAGGGCGTAG
- a CDS encoding sensor histidine kinase codes for MNITSAQFAYIVAFGLAAVVSFATVGWVHDRYDARGTRPFVYTFAVVGTSALVAATHVAAAASRPVTEVATALELALPAAAAVGWLWFAARYTDHWLCDHRPAKAVVAGFLLVAVVVPLTNPLHGLVYPAFELAATPFVHYEPVKGPLHYAITVASYVPFVVGTGLLVRLLYDTRYLSRAILSLLFGAAALAGANALPYLVTVPIDHNPLYMPLGATLAGIGAAAALNYDLFTVTPVARRTVVTAIRDPILTVDKTGRVVDVNPAFVETFTDAEAGEAVVYEPVETVAPVVAGAVTEAVERERAEEGVLEVTDERDDRRYTLSVSPVESGAHLLGHTLVFRDVTEAVRSRRELERQNEQLDEFARTAAHNLRNPLGAVSGFTDVLGSHLEAVEEGRAEYDHTLVSESLAQVTRHAERMDGIVGDFLRVMRDSKTVTSFEPVDVVAAVESARSLLEDDPLRVTVDRPGVVYGDRLRVAILLRSVFQSSLDRVDEGEPVEVRVRVTDDGLELTDDAGSIPPGDCEMLLEHGQTSHYEVTGLGLVVARTLAQVHHWEVEAEPHADGVRVRVTGAETAVEPGADDPDALDHPGPPHPDDPGGRR; via the coding sequence GTGAACATCACGTCGGCGCAGTTCGCCTACATCGTCGCGTTCGGACTGGCCGCCGTGGTGAGCTTCGCCACCGTCGGGTGGGTCCACGACCGCTACGACGCCCGCGGGACCCGTCCGTTCGTCTACACCTTCGCCGTCGTGGGCACGTCCGCGCTCGTCGCCGCCACCCACGTCGCCGCCGCGGCCTCGCGACCGGTGACCGAGGTGGCGACGGCGCTGGAACTCGCGCTCCCGGCGGCGGCCGCCGTCGGGTGGCTGTGGTTCGCCGCGCGGTACACCGACCACTGGCTGTGCGACCACCGGCCCGCCAAGGCGGTCGTCGCCGGCTTCCTCCTCGTCGCGGTGGTGGTCCCGCTGACGAACCCGCTCCACGGGCTGGTCTACCCCGCCTTCGAGCTGGCCGCGACCCCGTTCGTCCACTACGAGCCGGTGAAGGGACCGCTGCACTACGCCATCACGGTGGCCTCCTACGTCCCGTTCGTCGTCGGGACCGGCCTGCTCGTCAGGCTGCTCTACGACACCCGCTACCTCTCGCGGGCCATCCTCTCGTTGCTGTTCGGGGCGGCGGCGCTCGCCGGAGCCAACGCCCTCCCGTACCTCGTCACCGTCCCCATCGACCACAACCCGCTGTACATGCCGCTCGGGGCGACGCTGGCCGGCATCGGGGCCGCCGCGGCGCTCAACTACGACCTGTTCACCGTGACGCCCGTCGCCCGCCGGACCGTCGTCACCGCCATCAGGGACCCCATCCTGACCGTCGACAAGACGGGCCGCGTGGTGGACGTGAACCCGGCGTTCGTCGAGACGTTCACCGACGCCGAGGCGGGCGAGGCGGTGGTCTACGAGCCGGTCGAGACGGTCGCGCCCGTCGTCGCCGGGGCCGTCACCGAGGCGGTCGAGAGAGAGCGAGCGGAGGAGGGGGTGCTGGAGGTCACCGACGAACGCGACGACCGACGCTACACGCTGTCGGTCTCGCCGGTCGAGTCCGGCGCCCACCTGCTCGGCCACACGCTCGTGTTCCGGGACGTGACCGAGGCGGTCCGGTCGCGACGCGAACTCGAGCGGCAGAACGAGCAACTCGACGAGTTCGCCCGGACCGCGGCGCACAACCTCCGGAACCCGCTGGGCGCGGTGTCGGGGTTCACCGACGTCCTCGGGTCGCACCTCGAGGCGGTCGAGGAGGGGCGTGCCGAGTACGACCACACGCTCGTGTCCGAGAGTCTCGCGCAGGTGACCCGGCACGCCGAACGGATGGACGGTATCGTCGGCGACTTCCTGCGGGTGATGCGCGACAGCAAGACCGTCACCTCGTTCGAGCCCGTGGACGTGGTGGCGGCCGTCGAGTCGGCCCGCTCGCTGCTGGAGGACGACCCCCTCCGGGTGACGGTCGACCGGCCGGGCGTCGTCTACGGCGACCGGCTCCGGGTCGCCATCCTGCTCCGGTCGGTGTTCCAGTCGTCGCTCGACCGGGTCGACGAGGGTGAGCCGGTCGAGGTCCGGGTCCGCGTGACCGACGACGGGCTGGAACTGACCGACGACGCCGGGTCGATACCGCCGGGCGACTGCGAGATGCTGCTCGAACACGGCCAGACCAGCCACTACGAGGTGACGGGACTCGGACTCGTCGTGGCCCGCACGCTGGCGCAGGTCCACCACTGGGAGGTCGAGGCCGAACCCCACGCCGACGGGGTCAGGGTCCGGGTGACCGGGGCCGAGACCGCGGTCGAACCGGGGGCCGACGACCCCGACGCCCTCGACCACCCCGGCCCGCCCCATCCGGACGACCCCGGCGGCCGGCGCTGA
- the aceB gene encoding malate synthase AceB, translated as MDKRLHDRKFVRTFFTTPTAEQGDDDSAKKLRGAIGLRGMQAPDVWVPDNEDATAPNMRDEGARNIAEVVAEGGAEFPGEIHPRVVWHRDSPETRYKGFQHMLEIADPENGAVENIDGFVIPEVGDLDDWKKADEFITIVENEHGLEEGSLAMSVIIESGTAELAMGDLREEMGKASNNLQRLFLLVDGEVDYTKDMRAITPTGALPEWKELRHNTSRAASAAGLIAVDGPFDNIRDVEGYHDRITANNAMGMLGIWSLTPGQVVEANKAPLPPADGYWTIDADGRTVELTEADGVQVYSGDRVELEEVDGGYELEVGADEQFLESEEELAGALLDVLDYVPSMDDIVDSMEEFEAAKEAGRGAIAITQAATVRIDDVEVDVSSDRMWDEATYQAMQTPITLFQDVYHNRPDQHDDLAELYSEDVVERAIQVGN; from the coding sequence ATCGACAAGCGACTCCACGACCGGAAGTTCGTCCGGACGTTCTTCACGACGCCCACGGCCGAACAGGGCGACGACGACTCCGCGAAGAAGCTACGGGGCGCCATCGGCCTCCGCGGGATGCAGGCCCCCGACGTGTGGGTCCCGGACAACGAGGACGCCACCGCGCCGAACATGCGCGACGAGGGTGCACGCAACATCGCCGAGGTCGTCGCCGAGGGCGGCGCCGAGTTCCCCGGCGAGATCCACCCCCGCGTCGTCTGGCACCGTGACTCCCCGGAGACGCGCTACAAGGGCTTCCAGCACATGCTCGAGATCGCGGACCCGGAGAACGGCGCCGTCGAGAACATCGACGGGTTCGTCATCCCCGAGGTCGGTGACCTCGACGACTGGAAGAAGGCCGACGAGTTCATCACCATCGTCGAGAACGAGCACGGCCTCGAGGAGGGCTCGCTCGCGATGTCCGTCATCATCGAGTCCGGCACCGCCGAACTCGCGATGGGCGACCTCCGCGAGGAGATGGGCAAGGCGTCGAACAACCTCCAGCGCCTGTTCCTGCTGGTCGACGGCGAGGTCGACTACACGAAGGACATGCGTGCCATCACGCCGACGGGCGCGCTGCCGGAGTGGAAGGAGCTCCGTCACAACACCTCGCGCGCCGCCTCGGCGGCCGGTCTCATCGCCGTCGACGGGCCGTTCGACAACATCCGCGACGTCGAGGGCTACCACGACCGCATCACCGCGAACAACGCGATGGGGATGCTCGGTATCTGGTCGCTCACCCCCGGGCAGGTCGTCGAGGCCAACAAGGCCCCGCTCCCGCCCGCCGACGGCTACTGGACCATCGACGCCGACGGCCGCACGGTCGAGCTGACTGAGGCGGACGGCGTGCAGGTCTACAGCGGTGACCGCGTCGAACTCGAGGAAGTCGACGGCGGCTACGAGCTCGAAGTGGGCGCGGACGAGCAGTTCCTCGAGAGCGAGGAGGAGCTCGCGGGCGCGCTGCTGGACGTCCTCGACTACGTCCCGAGCATGGACGACATCGTCGACTCGATGGAGGAGTTCGAGGCGGCCAAGGAGGCCGGCCGCGGCGCCATCGCCATCACGCAGGCCGCCACCGTCCGCATCGACGACGTGGAGGTCGACGTCTCCTCGGACCGCATGTGGGACGAGGCCACGTATCAGGCGATGCAGACGCCCATCACGCTGTTCCAGGACGTCTACCACAACCGCCCGGACCAGCACGACGACCTCGCGGAACTCTACAGCGAGGACGTCGTCGAGCGGGCCATCCAGGTCGGGAACTGA
- a CDS encoding AI-2E family transporter, protein MSDDPTATPGSAPTADVSDGGLRAALTWLLVDRKRAALWTVTFALVAALVYVGWRYVGTLAIALFVYYVTRPVFRRVHGRIEGRTTAVGVTLIAVALPLLIIVGWAFAILASALTRFLDSDSFDDLGGVFEPYLDVQAYLTELPGFVAGVLEDPSTLSDIGIPALVGDVWGSLVAWAGTAFNAGIHAFIVLIVVFYLLRDDYRIARWARTTVLEEGGVVDRYVTTVDRDLHNVYFGNILNAILTGVLASVVYLLLNLVAPTVTRIPEAAFLGILVGVASLVPVIGIKLVTWPVAGYLLARALLLDPTTVWFPVVFLAVSFVVVDYIPDQLLRPYVSGRTLHVGAVMLAYTLGPLLFGWYGIFLAPLLFVVIFEFGRIVFPWLLDPERVEARLAEEGAGPPDVEPESEPGPEPESGESPEGPGDDAVTGADDD, encoded by the coding sequence ATGAGCGACGACCCGACCGCTACCCCAGGCTCGGCACCGACAGCGGACGTCTCAGACGGCGGCCTGCGAGCGGCCCTGACGTGGCTGCTCGTCGACCGGAAACGGGCGGCGCTCTGGACCGTCACGTTCGCGCTCGTCGCCGCCCTCGTCTACGTCGGGTGGCGGTACGTCGGCACGCTGGCGATCGCCCTGTTCGTCTACTACGTGACCCGGCCGGTGTTCCGGCGCGTCCACGGGCGCATCGAGGGGCGGACGACCGCCGTGGGCGTGACGCTGATCGCGGTGGCGCTGCCGCTCCTGATCATCGTCGGCTGGGCGTTCGCCATCCTCGCGTCCGCGCTGACCCGGTTCCTCGACTCCGACAGTTTCGACGACCTCGGGGGGGTCTTCGAACCGTACCTCGACGTTCAAGCGTATCTCACCGAACTCCCCGGATTCGTCGCCGGGGTGCTGGAGGACCCGTCCACACTCTCTGACATCGGCATCCCGGCGCTCGTCGGGGATGTCTGGGGGTCCCTCGTCGCTTGGGCCGGGACGGCGTTCAACGCCGGCATCCACGCGTTCATCGTCCTCATCGTCGTCTTCTACCTGCTCCGAGACGACTACCGCATCGCCCGCTGGGCGCGCACGACGGTCCTCGAGGAGGGGGGCGTCGTCGACCGGTACGTCACGACCGTCGACCGCGACCTCCACAACGTCTACTTCGGCAACATCCTGAACGCCATCCTGACCGGGGTGCTCGCCTCGGTCGTCTACCTCCTGTTGAACCTCGTCGCCCCGACGGTCACCCGCATCCCCGAGGCGGCGTTCCTCGGCATCCTCGTCGGCGTCGCCAGCCTCGTCCCCGTCATCGGCATCAAACTCGTCACCTGGCCGGTCGCCGGCTACCTCCTCGCCCGGGCGCTGCTCCTCGACCCCACGACGGTCTGGTTCCCGGTCGTGTTCCTCGCCGTCTCGTTCGTCGTCGTCGACTACATCCCCGACCAGTTACTCCGGCCGTACGTCAGTGGCCGCACCCTCCACGTCGGCGCGGTGATGCTCGCGTACACGCTCGGGCCGCTCCTGTTCGGCTGGTACGGTATCTTCCTCGCCCCGCTGCTGTTCGTCGTCATCTTCGAGTTCGGCCGCATCGTGTTCCCGTGGCTGCTCGACCCCGAACGGGTGGAAGCGCGGCTCGCCGAGGAAGGGGCGGGGCCACCCGACGTGGAGCCCGAATCCGAACCGGGACCGGAGCCCGAGTCCGGCGAGTCACCGGAGGGCCCCGGCGACGACGCCGTCACCGGCGCCGACGACGACTGA
- a CDS encoding sulfatase-like hydrolase/transferase — MPRQEFHGRIGRTYDESEPWWPEQTRAPEDAPNVLTIVLDDVGFGQLGCYGGLVDTPNIDRLAENGLRYNNFHTTALCSPTRSCLLTGRNHHSNAMAGITEVSTGFPGYNGHIPHENGMISEMLVEQGYSTYALGKWHLTPAESTSAAGPYDQWPLGRGFERYYGFLGGDTDQYTPNLVHDNHQEDPPSTPEEGYHLTEDLAQRTIEFIGDAKQVDPDKPFFTYFCPGACHAPHQVPEEWVEKYEGEFDMGWDEAREQILERQIEMGVVPEGTDLSPQNPDVRAWDTLSEDEQRLYSRMMEVFAGFLEHTDAQIGKVLDYLEELGELDDTLVVLVSDNGASAEGGPTGSVDENRFFNNVPEDLEENLAAMDELGGPKYFNHYPWGWTWAGNTPFQRWKRETYRGGASDPLVVSWPNGIEARGEVREQFVHAIDVTPTILEATGIDAPDEVGGYSQSPIEGTSFAYSFDEPDAPEQHVTQYFEMIGTRAIYHDGWRAVRPWPFGKEMTAEDLSATSLEDSGWELYNLREDFSEAHDVASEHPEKVLELAQLWWTEAGKHDVLPLDGRGVQRFAEERPQPGKPRDQYVYYPGGQHVPENAAVKVLNRDHTITADVTVPEGGAEGVLLAHGSRQGGYSLYVMDNHLRYVHNYVGVEEYEVVADAPLPEGELSVRMEFETTGEVNLQAGEGAPGTVRLYYDGEQVGEGEIPMTVPITTGLTAGLSCGRDAINAVSDQYREQTPFAFTGDIARVAVDVSGEQFVHEEAEMDRIMARE; from the coding sequence ATGCCGAGACAAGAGTTCCACGGCCGAATCGGCCGAACGTACGACGAATCCGAACCGTGGTGGCCCGAACAGACCCGCGCTCCCGAGGACGCCCCGAACGTCCTGACGATCGTCCTCGACGACGTGGGGTTCGGGCAGTTAGGCTGTTACGGCGGCCTCGTCGACACCCCCAACATCGACCGACTCGCCGAGAACGGCCTCCGCTACAACAACTTCCACACGACGGCGCTCTGCTCGCCGACCCGGTCGTGCCTGTTGACCGGCCGGAACCACCACTCGAACGCGATGGCCGGCATCACCGAAGTCTCGACCGGCTTCCCCGGCTACAACGGCCACATCCCCCACGAGAACGGGATGATCTCGGAGATGCTCGTCGAGCAGGGCTACAGCACCTACGCACTGGGCAAGTGGCATCTCACGCCCGCCGAGTCCACCAGCGCCGCCGGCCCCTACGACCAGTGGCCGCTCGGCCGCGGCTTCGAGCGCTACTACGGGTTCCTCGGCGGTGACACCGACCAGTACACGCCGAACCTCGTCCACGACAACCACCAGGAGGACCCGCCGTCGACGCCGGAGGAGGGCTATCACCTGACTGAGGACCTCGCCCAGCGGACCATCGAGTTCATCGGCGACGCGAAACAGGTCGACCCGGACAAGCCGTTCTTCACCTACTTCTGTCCCGGCGCGTGTCACGCGCCGCACCAAGTGCCGGAGGAGTGGGTAGAGAAGTACGAAGGCGAGTTCGACATGGGCTGGGACGAGGCCCGCGAGCAGATCCTCGAACGCCAGATCGAGATGGGTGTCGTCCCCGAGGGCACCGACCTCTCACCGCAGAACCCGGACGTCCGGGCGTGGGACACGCTCTCCGAGGACGAACAGCGCCTCTACAGTCGGATGATGGAGGTGTTCGCGGGGTTCCTCGAGCACACCGACGCGCAGATCGGGAAGGTGCTCGACTACCTCGAGGAGCTGGGTGAACTCGACGACACCCTCGTCGTGCTGGTCTCGGACAACGGCGCGAGTGCCGAGGGCGGCCCGACCGGCTCGGTCGACGAGAACCGCTTCTTCAACAACGTCCCCGAGGACCTCGAGGAGAACCTCGCGGCGATGGACGAGTTGGGTGGGCCGAAGTACTTCAACCACTACCCGTGGGGCTGGACGTGGGCCGGCAACACGCCGTTCCAGCGCTGGAAGCGCGAGACCTACCGCGGTGGCGCGAGCGACCCGCTCGTCGTCTCGTGGCCGAACGGCATCGAGGCGCGCGGCGAGGTGCGCGAGCAGTTCGTCCACGCCATCGACGTCACCCCGACGATACTGGAGGCGACCGGCATCGACGCACCCGACGAGGTGGGCGGCTACAGCCAATCGCCCATCGAGGGGACGAGCTTCGCCTACTCCTTCGACGAACCGGACGCCCCCGAACAGCACGTCACGCAGTACTTCGAGATGATCGGCACCCGAGCGATCTACCACGACGGCTGGCGCGCAGTTCGCCCGTGGCCGTTCGGCAAGGAGATGACCGCCGAGGACCTCTCTGCGACCTCGCTCGAGGACTCCGGCTGGGAGCTGTACAACCTCCGTGAAGACTTCTCGGAGGCCCACGACGTGGCGAGCGAACACCCGGAGAAGGTGCTCGAACTCGCCCAGCTCTGGTGGACCGAAGCCGGCAAGCACGACGTGCTGCCGCTCGACGGCCGCGGCGTCCAGCGCTTCGCCGAGGAGCGTCCCCAGCCCGGCAAGCCGCGCGACCAGTACGTCTACTACCCCGGCGGCCAGCACGTGCCCGAGAATGCCGCGGTCAAGGTGCTCAACCGTGACCATACCATCACCGCCGACGTGACCGTTCCGGAGGGCGGCGCCGAGGGAGTCCTGCTCGCCCACGGCTCACGACAGGGTGGCTACTCGCTGTACGTGATGGACAACCACCTCCGGTACGTCCACAACTACGTGGGCGTCGAGGAGTACGAGGTCGTCGCCGACGCCCCGCTCCCCGAGGGCGAGCTCTCCGTCCGGATGGAGTTCGAGACCACCGGCGAGGTGAACCTGCAGGCGGGGGAAGGTGCTCCCGGTACCGTCCGGCTCTACTACGACGGCGAGCAGGTCGGCGAGGGCGAGATCCCGATGACCGTCCCGATAACGACCGGCCTCACCGCTGGACTGAGCTGTGGTCGCGACGCCATCAACGCGGTCAGCGACCAGTACCGTGAGCAGACTCCCTTCGCGTTCACCGGCGACATCGCCCGCGTGGCCGTCGACGTCAGCGGCGAGCAGTTCGTCCACGAGGAAGCCGAGATGGACCGCATCATGGCAAGAGAGTGA
- a CDS encoding LURP-one-related/scramblase family protein produces the protein MPRERRIGRRGRGETGEETPQRGIRGRRGRGGGDTWHRYRLQQRLVAIGDDFSVEDERGARAFEIDGKALRVRETLLVRDLRSNDTYRMKERLLRVKDTMTIEKNGRRAATVKKALVAPLRDRFTVQVAGGPNLKVQGNVLDHEYRFERDGDPVARVSKKWFRVRDTYGVEVSPEMDEGLILTAAVVIDMLAHPTR, from the coding sequence ATGCCGAGAGAGCGGCGCATTGGACGACGCGGTCGAGGAGAGACGGGCGAGGAGACACCACAGCGTGGTATTCGGGGGCGTCGAGGCCGGGGCGGCGGTGACACGTGGCACCGCTACCGACTCCAGCAGCGACTGGTCGCCATCGGTGACGACTTCTCCGTCGAGGACGAGCGCGGCGCTCGTGCGTTCGAGATCGACGGGAAAGCACTCCGAGTACGCGAGACACTCCTGGTGAGAGACCTGCGCTCGAACGACACCTACCGGATGAAAGAGCGCCTGCTCCGCGTGAAGGACACGATGACCATCGAGAAGAACGGGCGGCGGGCGGCGACGGTGAAGAAGGCGCTCGTCGCGCCGTTGCGCGACCGCTTCACCGTCCAGGTGGCGGGCGGACCGAACCTCAAGGTCCAGGGGAACGTCCTCGACCACGAGTACCGGTTCGAGCGTGACGGCGACCCCGTCGCGCGAGTCTCGAAGAAGTGGTTCCGAGTCCGGGACACCTACGGGGTCGAGGTGTCGCCGGAGATGGACGAGGGGCTGATTCTCACCGCGGCGGTCGTCATCGACATGCTGGCACACCCGACGCGGTAG